A genomic segment from Vanacampus margaritifer isolate UIUO_Vmar chromosome 3, RoL_Vmar_1.0, whole genome shotgun sequence encodes:
- the hip1rb gene encoding huntingtin interacting protein 1 related b has protein sequence MNSISTRVKTRRTEASLGAERVYFDKQQLSSISKAINSAETPVKEKHARRIILGTHREKGAYTFWSYALGFPLASSSILSWKFCHVLHKVIRDGHRNVLQDCMRHFSSIVELGQLWGNLHDRYGQLVALYSKLLCTKMKFHNKHSEIPTNLEATDEVLERTAGTDVNNVFQLTVEVFDYMDVELKLAETVLRQLNSSIAISTLTSGQCRLSPLIQVIQDCSQLYHFMVKLLFKLHASLPADTLQGHRDRFRDQFQSLKTFFNRAREMYYFKRLIQIPRLPDSPPNFLHAASLAKHVKLVVVIPDEDDDGDDDEDEPEPLIDVSEANSQATPQPDIFDQAFGPPNGGLDDRDAQIENLKRDLELLRAELEKVKAEAQRYIMQLKSQINSLEAELEEQRSQKQRALVENEQMRMALELARRRNTEHESLQSAFMEAEQRSQATEQRYNKMKEKHSELVASHAELLRKSADTVKMLSATQQTQEEVARTKQQLAFEVDRIRQEADMKMEEQKFEMEKVRRELAEKMAEITRIKANLQSSELTSAQVNGTMTALQAEKERLMRSVSEKEAELSTVRQSAQLQQSTVQQEKDKSSKELSELQAKLNEKARQEELLKQKLLDEQFALLQGTVSEAENIIQDAVAKLDDPLHIRCTSSPDYLISRAEVALSSVDKVKKGQAEYVKDMKDAGALLRSLTHFSHSAADTIINGSATAHMAPTDHADRLTENCRSCATQCLQYLKELKSKGTLQRADPASIRVIIQKILHLGQELRPKGMDVRQDELGDLVDKEMAATSAAIEEAVRRIDEVMNQARKDTSGIKLEVNERILNSCTDLMKAIRMLILASTELQKEIVESGRGAASIKEFYARNSRWTEGLISAAKAVGWGATEMVESADKVVLHTGKYEELIVCSHEIAASTAQLVAASKVKADRHSKRLTVLQQASRLVNEMAAKVVGSTRTGQDNLDDKDPMDFSGFSLIKFKKEEMESQVKLLELESELENERLRLGELRKQHYSLAGVPLDQLQLDDGNSDEPSSLVSMSPRFNKPALLKKPTLAQKPNVLLKSPFK, from the exons TGGGCTTCCCCCTGGCCAGCAGCTCCATCCTCAGCTGGAAGTTCTGCCACGTGCTGCACAAAGTCATACGCGACGGCCACCGCAAT GTGCTACAAGACTGCATGAGACATTTCAGCTCTATTGTGGAACTTGGCCAGCTTTGG gGCAACCTGCATGATCGATACGGACAGCTGGTGGCGCTCTATTCCAAGCTGCTCTGCACCAAAATGAAGTTTCACAACAAG CATTCTGAAATCCCCACCAACTTGGAGGCCACAGACGAGGTGCTGGAGCGCACGGCGGGGACGGACGTCAACAACGT CTTCCAGCTCACCGTGGAGGTGTTTGATTACATGGATGTCGAGTTGAAGTTGGCTgagacag tgcTGCGGCAGCTCAACTCGTCCATCGCCATCTCCACGCTCACGTCGGGCCAGTGTCGCCTGTCTCCGCTTATTCAGGTCATCCAGGACTGCAGTCAACTCTACCACTTCATGGTCAAGCTGCTGTTCAAGCTGCACGCAT CTCTCCCTGCTGACACTTTACAAGGACACCGCGATCGCTTCCGGGACCAGTTCCAGAG CCTCAAGACCTTCTTCAACAGAGCCAGAGAGATGTATTACTTCAAAAGGCTCATCCAGATCCCCAGACTGCCTGAT TCGCCACCCAACTTCCTGCATGCGGCCTCGCTGGCCAAGCACGTCAAGCTGGTGGTAGTCATCCCCGACGAGGACGACGACGgcgatgatgacgaagatgagcCCGAGCCTCTCATTGACGTTAGTGAAGCTAACTCACAGGCCACGCCGCAGCCCGACATCTTCGATCAGGCCTTCGGACCGCCCAATGGAGGCTTAGACGACAG GGATGCACAGATTGAGAACCTCAAGCGGGATCTGGAGCTGTTGCGAGCCGAGCTGGAGAAGGTGAAAGCCGAG GCTCAGCGCTACATCATGCAACTCAAGTCGCAGATCAATAGCCTGGAGGCGGAGTTGGAGGAGCAGAGGTCCCAGAAGCAACGTGCGCTGGTGGAAAACGAGCAGATGCGCATGGCGCTGGAGTTGGCACGCCGCCGCAACACCGAGCACGAAAGCCTGCAGAGCGCCTTCATGGAGGCGGAAC aaCGATCCCAGGCCACAGAGCAGCGCTACAATAAGATGAAAGAGAAGCACTCAGAGCTGGTGGCCAGTCATGCTGAACTACTTCGCAAG AGTGCCGACACGGTGAAGATGCTGTCTGCCACCCAGCAGACTCAGGAGGAGGTAGCGAGGACCAAGCAGCAGCTGGCCTTTGAGGTGGATCGGATAAGGCAGGAGGCGGACATGAAG ATGGAGGAGCAGAAGTTTGAGATGGAGAAGGTGAGGAGAGAGCTGGCCGAGAAGATGGCGGAAATAACGCGCATCAAGGCCAACCTGCAGAGCAGCGAGCTG ACTTCGGCACAAGTCAACGGCACCATGACCGCTCTGCAGGCGGAGAAGGAGCGTCTGATGCGCTCGGTGAGCGAGAAGGAGGCCGAGCTTTCCACCGTCCGCCAGAGCGCGCAGCTGCAGCAGTCTACGGTGCAGCAGGAGAAAGACAAGAGCAGCAAGGAGCTTAGCGAGCTGCAGGCCAAACTAAATGAGAAG GCCAGACAGGAGGAGCTGCTGAAGCAGAAGCTCCTGGACGAGCAGTTTGCGTTGCTGCAGGGCACCGTCTCGGAAGCCGAGAACATCATCCAAGATGCCGTCGCCAAGCTGGACGATCCCCTCCATATCCGATGCACCAGCTCCCCAG ATTATCTAATAAGTCGAGCAGAGGTGGCACTGAGCTCCGTTGATAAAGTGAAAAAAGGCCAAGCGGAATATGTGAAAGACATGAAGG aCGCTGGAGCGCTGCTGAGGTCGTTGACGCACTTCTCCCACTCGGCTGCGGACACCATCATCAATGGCAGCGCCACTGCTCACATGGCGCCCACTGACCACGCAGATC GACTGACGGAGAACTGCAGAAGCTGCGCCACCCAGTGTTTGCAGTACTTGAAGGAGCTCAAGTCCAAGGGCACCCTTCAGAGGGCCGACCCGGCGTCTATTAGAGTCATCATCCAGAAGATCCTACACCTGGGCCAG GAACTGCGCCCGAAAGGCATGGACGTCCGCCAGGATGAGCTGGGAGATCTGGTTGACAAggaaatggccgccacctcCGCAGCCATCGAGGAGGCCGTCCGCAGGATTGAT GAAGTGATGAATCAGGCGCGGAAAGACACGTCGGGAATTAAACTGGAGGTCAATGAAAG GATCCTCAACAGTTGCACAGACCTGATGAAG GCCATCCGCATGCTAATCCTTGCCTCCACGGAATTGCAAAAGGAGATTGTGGAGAGCGGCAGG GGCGCGGCCTCCATCAAAGAGTTCTACGCCAGGAACTCCCGCTGGACCGAGGGGCTGATCTCTGCGGCCAAGGCGGTGGGCTGGGGGGCCACCGAGATGGT GGAGTCTGCTGACAAGGTGGTGCTGCACACGGGCAAATATGAAGAGTTGATCGTCTGCTCACACGAGATCGCTGCCAGCACCGCGCAACTCGTCGCCGCCTCCAAG GTGAAAGCGGACCGTCACAGCAAGAGGCTGACGGTGCTCCAGCAGGCCTCTCGCCTGGTCAACGAAATGGCCGCCAAAGTGGTGGGCTCCACCAGGACGGGACAGGACAACCTGGACGACAAGG ATCCTATGGACTTTTCTGGGTTTTCACTCATCAAGTTTAAGAAAGAAGAAATGGAATCACAG GTGAAGTTGCTGGAGTTGGAGTCTGAGCTGGAAAACGAGCGTCTGCGTCTGGGCGAGCTGAGGAAGCAGCACTACTCTCTGGCCGGCGTGCCCCTGGACCAGCTGCAGCTGGATGACGGCAACAGCGACGAGCCCTCCTCGCTCGTGTCCATGTCGCCCAGGTTCAACAAGCCGGCGCTCCTGAAGAAGCCCACGCTGGCCCAGAAGCCCAACGTCCTGCTCAAGTCACCC TTCAAGTGA
- the LOC144048366 gene encoding RILP-like protein 1, whose translation MSALEKPWSELTVLDVYDIAAALAQEFERTIERFGCEALAGVVPKVVRVLEHLETLVSRRGDSVGGGQEADELRRELLRLRQERSDRTAQERKHHQELEQVEDVWRAEVEDLLSQMAQLQAENKKLLTSRALSSHVPVEDRDRDAYQQDEGTMAKEKQVMTRLNKLLEKQRDEIQAKDRQLALKNDDTEALQMQQHRLIRINQDLRHRLGKMEAHGKAAMRRRAELEAAAQARQHEMDALRHELRRLSEERQAWELEREVAKMEEESFPATSGSRTSTQASGCVTADSVWVECGGDPDLLENLPNFLSGSAHGDVNTSQRDTDESEFLLEKVPEEEEEAESEAPHFTLQELGDVLQERNQLKAQVFFLEEELACYKSEDLEDDVSCLLGASSSWTPPPPPCNASPDPPESGIRRLIFTAILPMVAAGLIADDPTLLPIRRLASLV comes from the exons ATGTCTGCTCTGGAGAAGCCCTGGTCCGAGCTGACAGTGTTGGACGTGTACGACATCGCCGCGGCCCTGGCGCAAGAGTTCGAGCGGACGATCGAGCGCTTCGGCTGCGAGGCTCTGGCCGGGGTGGTCCCCAAGGTGGTCCGAGTCCTGGAGCACCTGGAGACGCTTGTGAGTCGCCGAGGAGACTCCGTCGGCGGCGGGCAGGAGGCCGACGAGCTGCGGCGGGAACTGCTGCGACTGCGGCAGGAGCGCAGCGACAGGACGGCGCAGGAGAGGAAACACCATCAG gaGTTGGAGCAGGTGGAGGACGTGTGGCGAGCCGAGGTTGAGGATCTCCTCTCACAGATGGCTCAGTTGCAGGCGGAGAACAAAAAGTTGCTTACCAGCCGAGCTCTCAGCAGCCATGTTCCTGTCGAAGACCGGGACCGAGACGCGTACCAGCAAGATGAGG GGACGATGGCGAAGGAAAAGCAAGTGATGACCAGGCTCAACAAGTTGCTGGAGAAGCAGAGGGACGAAATCCAGGCCAAAGACCGCCAGCTGGCGCTAAAAAACGATGACACGGAGGCG CTCCAGATGCAGCAACACCGTCTGATCCGGATCAATCAGGATCTCCGTCACAGGCTTGGCAAGATGGAGGCGCACGGCAAGGCGGCCATGCGGCGGAGGGCCGAGCTGGAGGCGGCGGCGCAGGCCCGTCAGCATGAAATGGACGCCCTGCGGCACGAGTTGAGGCGGTTGAGTGAGGAGCGGCAGGCGTGGGAACTGGAGAGGGAGGTGGCCAAAATGGAGGAGGAGAGCTTCCCAGCCACGTCCGGGTCCAGGACGTCTACCCAG GCATCCGGCTGCGTCACGGCGGACTCGGTATGGGTCGAGTGCGGAGGAGATCCTGACCTCTTGGAGAACCTTCCCAACTTCCTCAGCGGCTCAGCGCACGGAGACGTGAACACAAGTCAGCGGGACACAGACGAGTCTGAATTCTTACTG GAGAAAGTgcctgaggaggaggaggaagcggagtCGGAAGCTCCTCACTTCACTCTGCAGGAGCTCGGCGACGTCCTGCAGGAGCGAAACCAACTCAAGGCTCAAGTGTTTTTCTTGGAGGAAGAGTTGGCCTGTTACAAaag TGAGGACTTAGAGGACGACGTCAGCTGCCTCCTCGGCGCTTCATCTTCGTGGACGCCGCCACCACCGCCCTGCAACGCCTCCCCAGATCCGCCGGAATCCGGAATCCGCCGCCT GATCTTCACCGCCATCCTGCCCATGGTTGCCGCCGGTTTAATTGCGGATGACCCAACGTTGTTGCCAATCAGACGCCTCGCGTCCCTTGTATGA
- the rilpl2 gene encoding RILP-like protein 2 has translation MDFDEESSPALAFEKDAFELTVEDVYDISYVVGRDLLRISRTGEEVSDLQFRIVRVLEMFETMVNKYNLSMEELKMERDNLKSELDRVVTENSTGQGTQAVGPNQMVVDLSDPNRPRFTMQELKEVLQERNQLKAQLMVAQDELQLYKSGILPQGQAAMVEVDLDAPAQNGAAGVNDAKQEKTTIGKLFSFRRK, from the exons ATGGACTTCGACGAGGAGTCGTCGCCCGCTTTGGCGTTCGAGAAGGACGCCTTCGAGCTGACTGTGGAGGACGTGTACGACATCTCGTACGTCGTCGGACGAGACTTGTTGAGGATCAGCCGTACGGGAGAAGAAGTGTCCGACCTCCAGTTTCGCATCGTCCGCGTGCTGGAGATGTTCGAGACGATGGTCAACAAGTATAACTTGTCCATGGAGGAGTTGAAAATGGAGCGGGACAACCTGAAGAGCGAACTGGACCGCGTCGTCACGGAAAACTCCACCGGCCAGGGAACG CAAGCGGTGGGACCCAATCAGATGGTGGTGGACCTGAGCGACCCAAACAGGCCTCGCTTCACCATGCAGGAGTTAAAGGAGGTGCTACAGGAAAGGAACCAGTTAAAGGCCCAGCTCATGGTGGCCCAAGATGAGCTACAACTCTACAAGAG CGGGATTCTGCCACAGGGACAAGCGGCGATGGTGGAAGTGGACTTGGACGCGCCTGCGCAGAACGGAGCGGCAGGGGTCAACGACGCAAAACAGGAGAAGACCACCATCGGCAAACT